The stretch of DNA TATCCGAATTTATCGAACAATTTCCCCCAACAGCTACCATTCCCGCTGATAGGTTACATAGTGGTTCTTGGGTTGATGGTAATTTTACTACCTGGATAGGCGATCCTGTCAAAAATAGGGCATGGGATTTATTGACAGAAGCGAGAGAAACCTTAGCTAAACATCCCGAAGCGACTGAAGAAAATAATCCTGAAGCTTGGGAAGCGTTATATGCAGCAGAAGGATCGGATTGGTTTTGGTGGTTTGGCGAAGGTCATTCTTCTAATCAAGATGAAATGTTTGACCAACTCTTCCGCGAACACCTCTGTGCGCTTTATCATGCTTTAAATGAACCAATTCCACCCAAATTAAAACAACCAGTCGAAAAAAGAGAGGTTACGGGCGATCGCGCCCCACAAAGTTTTATTCATCCGATTATTAATGGGGTTGGTGATGAACAAGATTGGGATAAAGCTGGACGTATCGAAGTAGGTGGTGCTAGGGGAACAATGCATCGTAGTAGTAGCGTACAAAAAATCTTTTATGGTTTAGACCACTTGAATTTTTATCTACGAATCGATGTTAAATCAGGAGTAAAACCTGGTCAAGATTTAGCCAATGAATTACACTTACTTTGGTATTATCCTGAAATTTGGATGCATAATAGTCCTGCACCAATCGCAGGATTACCTGATGAAGCTCCTTTAAATTATCTATTCCATCATCATTTGGGTATTAATTTACTCACAGAATCGGTTTGGTTGCAAGAAGCGCAGGAAAATTATCAATGGCATATTCGTTCTAGTCGTGCGGATGCTGTTTTTAATCAATGTTTAGAAATATCAGTTCCTTGGGCAGATTTACAGATTGAACCTGATTATCCTTTACATATTATTGGTATTTTTGCCGATCACGGTGAATTTCGCAGTTATTTACCAGAAAATAAATTTATTACTTTGCGATCGCCATAAGTTGGTATTTAAGAAAACAAAAACGCTGTAAGGGCGAAGGGCGGTTCGCCCCTAATCTTTAAATCAATAGGGCTACTGTACTATCAACTCCATAGCTAAGGGCAATTTGATCCTGTTCAAAATCCCACAAATTAGCTGTTGTTTCTGCTACAGAAGGAAAATATTCATAAGCACCCAAATCTACAGTTTGATTAATAATGCGTTGATTACCAGCTAAATCAATCTCGGTAGTTACAAATACGTTATTTCCTGCATCAATACCAGGAGAATTAGCTTGGAGACGAAAATTTCCTGTGGCAGCATCTACAAATAAAGGATCGCTGTTGAGGTTTTCTTTTCCTAAATAATCACCTTCAACAATACTGTAGTTGACAATGGTATTCGCATCTTGATTAACAATCAGAGTAGAATCAACTTGATCTTGATTGTCCCAAAAAATGCTGTTAGTAAAAACTGGTTTAGTCTCTTCGTCTCCTTCGGTATAAACAGCAGCACCACTTTTAGCTTGATTATTGATTAAAGTATTATTAATACCTGAAGAATTACTATAGTAGTTATAAATCGCTCCACCTAATTCACTATTATTAGTATCAAAAATAGTATTGACATATTTAGCATCTACTGTACTGCCGTGATTAAATATTGCACCACCAGAAGCAATTGAAGCATTTGCACGAAAAACACTATTAATAATAAAAGGATTACTTTGATAGTCGTTAAAAATTGCCCCACCTTCGTCAGCAGCAGTGTTATTGCTAAAGTTAATTTTAGTTAGGATGGGATTACTATTGTAGTTAAATAATGCTCCACCATCACCTTCGGCATGATTCTGACCAAAACTAGAATTACTAATAATTAAGTGACTGTTATTAGTGTAGACACCACCGCCATTATGATTAACAATATTATTGGCAAAATTTACGTTATATAATTGATTGAAACTGTCACTACTATATAATCCTCCACCATCAAAAGCGTAGTTATTTTTCACAATTAAATTAGCAAAAATAGCTTGACTTTGTTCGCTATAAATTCCTCCACCAAAATTATCGGAAGAGTTATTTGCATTGCCACTGGTGATTGTAAAACCATCTATAATTGCACTGTTAGTAGTTCCACTAGCATTAACAACGTGGTAACTATTGTCATTTTGTTCACTAAGATTGCCAATTTCGCCACTGAGGATAGTAAAGTTTTTTTGCCAATCTCTTTGTTCTAATTTAGTTTCATTTCCTATAAAACCACCGTAAATCGCAACACCATTTTTGAGTTGAAAACTAACGTTGCGATCACTCAGTGCCTCGGCTTCGCCGAGACCGCTTTGACTGGGTTTATAAGTACCTGCTGCTACCCAAATCTGACTATTAAATTTAGCTGAGGCGAGTGCATCTTGTAAATTGGTATAAGCATTGAGCCAGGAAGTTCCGTTATTATTTCCTGTAGCATTAGCATTAACATAAATAATAGTAGGATTAGTTTCAATTGTGGGTTGGGGTGGTAATTCTATTCCTTCATAAGCTCCTAAATCAACGATATGATTAGCAATACGGGAATTACCTGCTAGATCTAGGCTAGATTGATTAATTAGGTCGTTATTACCTTGATTAAGAGCAGGAGAGTCAGCAGTTAAACGAAAATCAAAATTATTAGCATCAACAAATAAAGGATCTTGATCCAGAATATTGACTCCTAGATAGCTTCCTTCTACTAAACTGTAACTAACGAGTGTATCTTCAAGAAGATCTGCAATAGAATGATTTCCCATCACACTGGGGTTATGCCAAAGAATACTATTATTAATATTTCTAATTGTGTTTTGGTTTCCTTCGCTTTCAATTGCTGCGCCGTATCTACCCAAATTATCTACTAAGGTGCTGTTGATCAGATGTAAGGAATTGTGATCGTTATAAATCACTCCACCAAATTGACTAATATTTTGAGTAAAAAGACTATTAATTACCGAAAGATCAACTGTTGCACCATTGTTGTAGATACTACCACCAGCTACATTAGCAATATTGCTTCTAAAAATACTATTTTTTATAATTGGACTACTACTATAACCATTAAAGACTGCTCCTCCGTGATTAATCGCAGTGTTGTTGAGGAAAAGCATCTTTGTTAAGTGAGGACTACTATTGTAATTGTAAATAGCTCCTCCGTCTTCTCCAGAATGATTACTCTGCAACTTTACTTTGTGTAACAGAGGACTACTGTTGTAATTGTAAATAGCTCCTCCGCTATCGCTGGCATAATTACTATTAAAAACAATTTTTTTTAAATTTAAATTACTGTCATTGCTGTATAGTCCCCCTCCATCATGAGTAGCAAAATTTTCTTCAAAAATGACATTCTTAATAGAAAGCTGACTTTCATTGACATACATTCCACCGCCGTAACTAGCAGCATTATCTTGAATAATTAAATTAGTTAAAGTTGCTTTAGAGCGATCGCTCGTAATTCCTCCTCCAGAAGTAACTGGATGCTTATTGGCATTGCCACCAGTAATGACAAAACCATCTAGGATTGAATCTTGGCTAAGATTACTAACATCAACAACGTGATAACTATTGTCACTGTTGTCATTGATTTTGCCAATCTCACCACTAAGGATAGTAGAATTTTTTTGCCAATCTCTTTGTGCTAATTTAGTTTCATCTCCCACAAAACCACCGTACAGTTTAACTCCATTAGGAATTTGAAAACTTAGATTACGGTCTGTTTCAGTTGTAGGATAATAAGTACCATCAGCTACCCAAATTTCATCTCCTGATTGAGCTACTGCGATCGCATCTTGTAAATCTTGATAGGCATTGATCCAAGAACTACCATTATTCTTTCCTGTAGCGTTAACATCAACATAGATAATTCCTGTTTGTTCGATTGATAACTTTTCACCTGCGATCTCTACAGTAACGCGATCGTCTTGGGTTTTCAGGAGATTTAATTGATTTACATCCAATTCTTTTCTTGTTACTAATGCTGCAAAGATGTCTCCTTCATCTCCTGGTGCATCTTCAAGATTAATCTGCCAATCAAGATAATGACCAATTTCTGCAATTAAAACTTGAGCAACTGCATCTATATTATCAACATTATTAATTAAAAATTCTTGAGATAAATAAATAGTATTATTGTTAAAAGAATAAGCTCCATGAGCATAATTAATAGCTTCACTAGCAACAATTTTTAGTTGAGGAAGAGTTCTAAAATTACTATCAATTAAAGATTGCAATAATGATAAACATTGAGAGCGATCAAAACCTTCACCAAATGTTAAAACTAAATCTTGATTTAACTCTGGGTAATTAACAAAATCTGTTAAATACTGCTTGGTCAAGTCTAAACTTTGCCCAAGAATTTGATTGGCTTTTAGATTCATTGTTTTAGTAATTTATTGAATTAAGTTTAAATTTTTCTCCACAATTTTTCAACTCAATTTAACTATTAAAATTGAATTACATTACGGTTATAAGAATATTTTTGATTACTTAACCAAGTTTGAACCAAAAGCAATGAAGTTTAATTTAAATCAACAAAATAAAATTAAAATTAATATATAGCGCTCCTAAATCATTTGTGAAAATAACTTCTGCACTCTGGAGGGGCTGTGTGCGGAATTCGATTCCGCACCTTGTAAGCCCCGTCTTCCTGCCTTTCGTCTTTAACAATTTTCATGACTCAAATTAGGATTACTATATTAATTTAAAAATGATTTATTTTAACTTTTTTCTTATAACAAAAAAATACTAGTTTATTAAGAGGAGAAAGTTAATAAACTTGTCTAAAAAATAAAGTTGATAAAAAAACGCAAAAAATCATATAATGTGTCTTATTTATTTGAATAAGTCAGTCAGGAGTCAATAATACTGACATGAAACGTTGGGTTAAATTTATTGCCAGCGCGATATTTGCCTGTTTTTTTGTTATTATTAGCAACAATTTACTTCAGAAAGTATTAAGTTTTGCTGTCTGCACTTTGCTGATGTGTAATCAGGCGACAGTTTATAGCTTAGGAAATGGCGACAAGGTTAATGCAGCTTTATCCTCCAACCCTAATTTTCCAGAAGTGACAGATGTTAACTTAAAACCAACATATCCTCTCGAAATTGCTGCTCCTCCCATCATTCGCGATGCTCCTGTAGACTTACAACAGTCATTCCCAGGGGACTTTAATATTTCCCGTCAGACTCCCAATAGTACGGGAAGAAATGAAATTTTATTTGTTTCTCCTTCTACAGGTACAGAGCAAAGATTTGAAATTAATCTTCCCGGTACAGGTGCTTTTCAACTGTATAGTGCTAAATTTAACAAGGTTTCTATTAGCGATCCTAATCGCCTGATTAAAAATGGCTCTACTTTAACTGCTACTCAAGCGCAACAAAAACTTAGCAGTTTTGAGATTAAGTTTAATAATAATATTGTCTCAGATGTAATTCTGGCAGATGGAACAAAAGCGGAAGTTAGCGATACTGAAGTTGTAGTTAAACAGTCTGATGGTCAAGTAATTGAGACTTTATTTTTAAGTCAGGATAAATCTCTAAAAGATAATCAAATTTTAGCTCAAGTCAAATCCAATACCAAGTTTTTAGCTCAAGCAGATTCTGGTTGCCAAACTAGCATCCAACAAAATTTATATCAAGTAGCAACTCAAGTACAAAGTAAATCTAATAATCTTAAATCTTTAGAATCCAATTATGGATATCTTCTCAGTTGGGCGTTAACTTTTAGCGATAAAGCATTAGAAGATTCTTTAGTTGATAACTCTCGCAACATAACTATTCAAGAAATAGCCTGCACTGCTCCTGTACAATGTCAACAAGTACAAGCTAGCGGTGGTAGTGAAGTTAGAACGGATTTATTTGAATTACCTCCAGGGACAAATCGGAGAGTAACTTTTGATTATGAATTTTATGATATTCCCGATCGTGTAGAAATATACTACAACGGCGAAATTAAAGCTGCTTATCCCCAACCAGTAGTTCCTTTAGAGAATACCGAAACACCCGATCCTACTTGGTTAGCTAATGGTAATGGTCAATTACAAATTGCAATTGATGACGATAAAGCTCAATTTATCGGCATTAAGATAATTGGGAATGATGATGAGCAAACAAAATGGGACTATACAGTTAATTGTACTGGAGAAGCTATTGCAGAAGAACCAACTTGTGACAATGTTAGTCAACCAAATTTGCAAAGTCAGTCGCCTATAATGCTTCCAAAACAACCCCATATTATGACTAACACATTATTAGCATTATTAAAAAACAAGCAAAACAGTTCTTCTTTGTTTGAAACTTTATGGAAAAATTATCCTTTTGGAAATGCAGAGCAAGTCAAAAAAGATATAGGTGGTAATGTTAATGCTTCCTGGGTTGATAACACTTGTGCGATCCGAATGAGTAAAGCTTTAAACTATTCTTTACCAGACAAAAAAATTCCTTTTATAAATAAAGATGTAACTATAAAAGGTGGTGATAACCTAAGATATATTTTTCGAGTAAAAGATTTTATAAATTACATAACAGGAAAATTTGGAAAGCCTAATATTCAAGTAGAGATAGTTAATAATGTCTTAGATAAATCTAGTTTAAAAGACAAACAAGGAATTATTGTATTTGAAGTTAACGAATGGACAAATGCGACTGGTCA from Stanieria cyanosphaera PCC 7437 encodes:
- a CDS encoding choice-of-anchor Q domain-containing protein; its protein translation is MNLKANQILGQSLDLTKQYLTDFVNYPELNQDLVLTFGEGFDRSQCLSLLQSLIDSNFRTLPQLKIVASEAINYAHGAYSFNNNTIYLSQEFLINNVDNIDAVAQVLIAEIGHYLDWQINLEDAPGDEGDIFAALVTRKELDVNQLNLLKTQDDRVTVEIAGEKLSIEQTGIIYVDVNATGKNNGSSWINAYQDLQDAIAVAQSGDEIWVADGTYYPTTETDRNLSFQIPNGVKLYGGFVGDETKLAQRDWQKNSTILSGEIGKINDNSDNSYHVVDVSNLSQDSILDGFVITGGNANKHPVTSGGGITSDRSKATLTNLIIQDNAASYGGGMYVNESQLSIKNVIFEENFATHDGGGLYSNDSNLNLKKIVFNSNYASDSGGAIYNYNSSPLLHKVKLQSNHSGEDGGAIYNYNSSPHLTKMLFLNNTAINHGGAVFNGYSSSPIIKNSIFRSNIANVAGGSIYNNGATVDLSVINSLFTQNISQFGGVIYNDHNSLHLINSTLVDNLGRYGAAIESEGNQNTIRNINNSILWHNPSVMGNHSIADLLEDTLVSYSLVEGSYLGVNILDQDPLFVDANNFDFRLTADSPALNQGNNDLINQSSLDLAGNSRIANHIVDLGAYEGIELPPQPTIETNPTIIYVNANATGNNNGTSWLNAYTNLQDALASAKFNSQIWVAAGTYKPSQSGLGEAEALSDRNVSFQLKNGVAIYGGFIGNETKLEQRDWQKNFTILSGEIGNLSEQNDNSYHVVNASGTTNSAIIDGFTITSGNANNSSDNFGGGIYSEQSQAIFANLIVKNNYAFDGGGLYSSDSFNQLYNVNFANNIVNHNGGGVYTNNSHLIISNSSFGQNHAEGDGGALFNYNSNPILTKINFSNNTAADEGGAIFNDYQSNPFIINSVFRANASIASGGAIFNHGSTVDAKYVNTIFDTNNSELGGAIYNYYSNSSGINNTLINNQAKSGAAVYTEGDEETKPVFTNSIFWDNQDQVDSTLIVNQDANTIVNYSIVEGDYLGKENLNSDPLFVDAATGNFRLQANSPGIDAGNNVFVTTEIDLAGNQRIINQTVDLGAYEYFPSVAETTANLWDFEQDQIALSYGVDSTVALLI
- a CDS encoding type VI secretion system amidase effector protein Tae4; this encodes MKRWVKFIASAIFACFFVIISNNLLQKVLSFAVCTLLMCNQATVYSLGNGDKVNAALSSNPNFPEVTDVNLKPTYPLEIAAPPIIRDAPVDLQQSFPGDFNISRQTPNSTGRNEILFVSPSTGTEQRFEINLPGTGAFQLYSAKFNKVSISDPNRLIKNGSTLTATQAQQKLSSFEIKFNNNIVSDVILADGTKAEVSDTEVVVKQSDGQVIETLFLSQDKSLKDNQILAQVKSNTKFLAQADSGCQTSIQQNLYQVATQVQSKSNNLKSLESNYGYLLSWALTFSDKALEDSLVDNSRNITIQEIACTAPVQCQQVQASGGSEVRTDLFELPPGTNRRVTFDYEFYDIPDRVEIYYNGEIKAAYPQPVVPLENTETPDPTWLANGNGQLQIAIDDDKAQFIGIKIIGNDDEQTKWDYTVNCTGEAIAEEPTCDNVSQPNLQSQSPIMLPKQPHIMTNTLLALLKNKQNSSSLFETLWKNYPFGNAEQVKKDIGGNVNASWVDNTCAIRMSKALNYSLPDKKIPFINKDVTIKGGDNLRYIFRVKDFINYITGKFGKPNIQVEIVNNVLDKSSLKDKQGIIVFEVNEWTNATGHATLWNGIDCADKCYFDEANKISLWIIK